A genomic window from Cytobacillus suaedae includes:
- the nfsA gene encoding oxygen-insensitive NADPH nitroreductase, protein MNDVLNTILNHRSIRKFEDRPLSNDQIKQIVECAQAASTSSFIQAYSIIGVKSSEKKQKLAELSGNQSYVAESGHFFVFCADLHRHEVIAKMENKELAKSLGSTEKFMVTLIDAALASQNAVLAAESMGLGACYIGGLRNNLEEVSSLLNTPSYVIPLFGIAVGYPAGQHDQKPRLPFEHIYHEDTYQQDSNTYVQQLEEYNEVISAYYTERTNGKRADTWTAQMAKMLSNPSRLYMKDFVNSKGFLKD, encoded by the coding sequence ATGAACGATGTTCTAAATACAATTCTTAATCATCGGTCGATTCGCAAATTTGAAGACCGCCCTCTTTCAAATGATCAAATCAAGCAAATTGTTGAGTGTGCACAAGCAGCTTCAACCTCTAGCTTCATTCAAGCCTATTCAATTATTGGTGTAAAAAGTAGTGAAAAGAAACAAAAACTAGCTGAGCTTTCTGGAAACCAATCTTATGTAGCGGAAAGCGGTCACTTCTTTGTTTTTTGTGCAGATCTGCATCGTCATGAGGTTATTGCTAAGATGGAGAATAAAGAATTAGCTAAATCATTGGGGAGTACAGAGAAATTTATGGTTACCTTAATTGATGCTGCACTAGCATCTCAAAATGCAGTATTGGCTGCTGAATCCATGGGACTAGGAGCTTGTTACATCGGTGGTCTTAGAAATAATCTTGAAGAAGTAAGTTCTTTACTGAACACACCGAGCTACGTTATTCCACTGTTTGGAATAGCTGTTGGATATCCAGCTGGGCAACATGATCAAAAACCAAGACTACCCTTTGAACATATATATCATGAAGACACTTATCAACAGGATTCAAATACATACGTACAGCAATTAGAAGAGTATAATGAAGTGATTTCGGCCTATTATACTGAAAGAACAAACGGCAAACGTGCAGACACATGGACTGCTCAAATGGCTAAAATGTTAAGTAATCCTTCCCGTTTGTATATGAAGGACTTCGTAAATAGCAAAGGTTTTTTGAAAGATTAG
- a CDS encoding histidine phosphatase family protein, which yields MEKTLYFIRHCSAEGQPFEAKLTEEGREQAQQLERFFADKPIDFIISSPYVRAVQSIELLASSRQLNIETDERLGERVLCSGVLEDWLEKLRLSFEDLDLFCEGGESSNQAINRSTEVIDELLMSDKDNIIVVSHGNLTTLMLKTFDNRFGFEEWKSMSNPDVYKVVIQGKDTTVKRIWT from the coding sequence ATGGAAAAAACACTTTATTTTATAAGACATTGTTCTGCAGAAGGACAGCCATTTGAAGCAAAGTTAACTGAAGAAGGAAGAGAGCAAGCGCAACAATTAGAACGATTTTTCGCCGATAAACCAATTGATTTTATTATTTCAAGTCCTTATGTTCGTGCAGTGCAATCAATTGAGCTGTTGGCCTCTTCAAGACAACTTAACATTGAAACGGATGAGAGGCTTGGAGAGCGGGTTTTATGTTCAGGTGTATTAGAAGATTGGCTTGAGAAATTGAGACTGAGTTTTGAGGATTTAGATTTATTTTGTGAAGGTGGAGAATCCTCAAACCAGGCGATAAACCGCTCAACAGAAGTAATTGATGAATTACTAATGAGTGACAAAGATAATATTATTGTTGTTAGTCACGGGAACTTGACGACATTAATGCTAAAAACATTTGATAACCGGTTTGGGTTTGAAGAATGGAAGTCAATGAGTAATCCAGATGTTTATAAGGTAGTGATTCAGGGTAAAGATACTACAGTAAAACGCATTTGGACCTAA